In a single window of the Desulfovibrio aminophilus DSM 12254 genome:
- the dnaE gene encoding DNA polymerase III subunit alpha: MSDFVHLHVHSEYSLLDGAIRLPALCQRAKDFGMPAVAVTDHGNMHAAVTFYQYAKQYGIKPLIGCETYVAQGAYTEKTGKLGSAYHLLLLAQNAQGYKNLIRLVSMANMDGFYYKPRVDKELLRRHGEGIIACSACLAGEVCRKLLNEGLEAGVETAREYADIFPGRFYLELQSNGLKEQEQANSMLLQVAERTGLPLVATNDCHYLDRADAEAHDTLLCIQTQVTVDQQNRMRMDTDQLYFKPPEEMEASFAHCPEALANTARIAEACELEIELGKHVFPVYTLPEGRTIVEEFELLARDGLTKRLAHLPYQVDEAAYWERLEYEIGVIKEMGFPAYFLIVQDFINWAKDNRIPVGPGRGSAAGSLVAWALRITNLDPLPYDLLFERFLNVERVSMPDIDVDFCERRRTEVIKYVSGKYGEDRVAQITTFGTMKAKAVVRDVGRALGLTFAETDKIAKLIPDDLKMTIDKALDKEPELVALAHSSPQMEKLVDISRRLEGLCRHASTHAAGVVISAGPMTDYLPLYRGKKGEVVTQYDMKRVEKVGLIKFDFLGLRTMTVIEDCLDIIREQGKQPPDLDTLALSDPKTYEIFARGDTDGVFQVESSGMRRYLRMLKPNCFEDLIAMLALYRPGPLGSGMVDEFIKRKHGEVEVTYPHPSLESVLKPTYGVIVYQEQVMSTARVIANYSLGAADLLRRAMGKKNAEEMAKQRKRFLEGSRENGIADKTANEIFDLMEKFAEYGFNKSHSAAYALISYFTAYLKAYFPVEFMASLISSELADTDKVFKYINTCRDMGVKVLPPDINSGRPRFSVHDGAVVFGLSGIKNVGEEAVLEIVEERERNGPYTDLVDLCRRVNLRRVTKRMLEYLIKAGAMDCFGCSRAGLLAGLDKAHALGQRQAKEKQSGMISMLDMLGGPDKGAGNGLPVNIEEFHAEEWPDEEKLRLEKEALGFFLSSHPLLGWRHELARLRLNTLDECRELANGSEVRLALLFTSVKEYVTKKGDKMAFVGAEDLTATGEVTLLPNVYLPARELIAQDQPLLVSGRIDLREEPGQDDEGPRQAKILAESVSLLSGAVAGNTEPVYLQVPSELCLDEHLNRLKELLSRHRGDAPVYVQVGLKDSVCTLQLSPQFGVAPNPEFWKQLDKWRGPLTAGN; encoded by the coding sequence ATGTCCGATTTCGTCCATCTCCACGTGCACAGCGAGTACAGCCTCCTGGACGGGGCCATCCGGCTCCCGGCCCTCTGTCAGCGGGCCAAGGACTTCGGCATGCCCGCCGTGGCCGTCACGGACCACGGCAACATGCACGCGGCCGTGACCTTCTACCAGTACGCCAAACAGTACGGCATCAAGCCGCTCATCGGCTGCGAGACCTACGTGGCCCAGGGCGCCTACACCGAAAAAACCGGCAAGCTCGGCAGCGCCTACCACCTCCTGCTCCTGGCCCAGAACGCCCAAGGCTACAAGAACCTCATCCGCCTTGTGTCCATGGCCAACATGGACGGCTTCTACTACAAGCCACGCGTGGACAAGGAGTTGTTGCGCCGCCACGGCGAGGGCATCATCGCCTGCTCGGCCTGCCTGGCCGGGGAAGTCTGCCGCAAGCTGCTCAACGAAGGCCTGGAGGCGGGCGTGGAGACGGCCCGGGAATACGCCGACATCTTTCCCGGCCGCTTCTACCTGGAGCTGCAGTCCAACGGTCTCAAGGAACAGGAGCAGGCCAACTCCATGCTCCTCCAGGTGGCCGAACGCACCGGCCTGCCGCTGGTGGCCACCAACGACTGCCACTACCTGGACCGCGCCGACGCCGAAGCCCACGACACGCTGTTGTGCATCCAGACCCAGGTGACCGTGGACCAGCAGAACCGCATGCGCATGGACACGGACCAGCTCTACTTCAAGCCCCCGGAGGAGATGGAGGCGTCCTTCGCCCATTGCCCCGAGGCTCTGGCCAACACAGCGCGCATCGCCGAGGCCTGCGAACTGGAGATCGAACTCGGCAAGCACGTCTTCCCGGTCTATACCCTGCCCGAGGGCCGGACCATCGTGGAGGAGTTCGAGCTGCTGGCCCGTGACGGCCTCACGAAGCGCCTGGCCCACCTGCCCTACCAAGTGGACGAGGCCGCCTACTGGGAACGCCTGGAGTACGAGATCGGGGTCATCAAGGAGATGGGCTTCCCGGCCTACTTCCTCATCGTCCAGGACTTCATCAACTGGGCCAAGGACAACCGCATCCCCGTGGGCCCGGGACGCGGCTCGGCCGCCGGTTCGCTGGTGGCATGGGCCCTGCGCATCACCAACCTCGATCCCCTGCCCTACGATCTGCTCTTCGAACGCTTCCTGAACGTGGAGCGCGTGAGCATGCCGGATATCGACGTGGACTTCTGCGAGCGCCGCCGCACCGAGGTCATCAAGTACGTCTCCGGCAAGTACGGCGAGGACCGCGTGGCCCAGATCACGACCTTCGGGACCATGAAGGCCAAGGCCGTGGTCCGCGACGTGGGCCGGGCCCTGGGGCTGACCTTCGCCGAGACGGACAAGATCGCCAAGCTCATCCCCGACGACCTGAAGATGACCATCGACAAGGCTCTGGACAAGGAACCCGAGTTGGTGGCCCTGGCCCATTCCAGCCCCCAGATGGAAAAGCTCGTGGACATCTCGCGGCGGCTGGAGGGGTTGTGCCGCCACGCCTCGACCCACGCCGCCGGGGTGGTCATCTCGGCCGGGCCCATGACCGACTACCTGCCGCTCTACCGGGGGAAGAAGGGCGAAGTCGTCACCCAGTACGACATGAAGCGGGTGGAGAAGGTCGGGCTGATCAAGTTCGACTTCCTGGGCCTGCGGACCATGACGGTCATCGAGGACTGTCTGGACATCATCCGCGAACAGGGCAAGCAGCCCCCGGACCTGGACACCCTGGCCCTCTCCGATCCCAAGACCTACGAGATCTTCGCCAGGGGCGACACCGACGGCGTGTTCCAGGTGGAGTCCTCGGGCATGCGGCGCTATCTGCGCATGCTCAAGCCGAACTGCTTCGAGGATCTCATCGCCATGCTCGCCCTCTACCGTCCGGGCCCGCTGGGCTCGGGCATGGTGGACGAATTCATCAAACGCAAGCACGGCGAAGTCGAGGTCACCTATCCGCATCCCAGCCTGGAAAGCGTGCTCAAACCGACCTACGGCGTCATCGTCTACCAGGAACAGGTCATGAGCACGGCCCGGGTCATCGCCAACTACTCCCTGGGCGCGGCCGACCTCCTGCGCCGGGCCATGGGCAAGAAGAACGCCGAGGAGATGGCCAAGCAGCGCAAGCGCTTCCTGGAGGGTTCTCGGGAGAACGGCATCGCGGACAAGACCGCCAACGAGATCTTCGACCTCATGGAGAAGTTCGCGGAGTACGGCTTCAACAAGTCCCACTCCGCGGCCTACGCGCTCATCTCCTACTTCACCGCCTACCTGAAGGCCTACTTCCCCGTGGAGTTCATGGCCTCGCTGATCAGCTCGGAACTGGCCGACACGGACAAGGTCTTCAAGTACATCAACACCTGCCGGGACATGGGCGTGAAGGTGCTGCCCCCGGACATCAACTCGGGCAGGCCGCGCTTCTCGGTGCATGACGGCGCCGTGGTCTTCGGGCTTTCGGGCATCAAGAACGTGGGCGAGGAGGCCGTGCTGGAGATCGTGGAGGAGCGCGAGCGGAACGGCCCCTACACGGACCTCGTGGACCTCTGCCGCCGGGTGAATCTGCGGCGCGTGACCAAGCGCATGCTGGAATACCTCATCAAGGCCGGGGCCATGGACTGCTTCGGCTGTTCCCGGGCCGGACTCCTGGCCGGGCTGGACAAGGCCCACGCCCTGGGTCAGCGCCAGGCCAAGGAGAAGCAAAGCGGCATGATCTCCATGCTGGACATGCTCGGCGGGCCGGACAAAGGCGCGGGCAACGGGCTGCCCGTGAACATCGAGGAATTCCACGCCGAGGAGTGGCCCGACGAGGAGAAGCTCCGGTTGGAGAAGGAGGCCCTGGGCTTCTTCCTCTCCAGCCACCCGCTCCTGGGCTGGCGGCACGAGCTGGCCCGCCTGCGCCTGAACACCCTGGACGAGTGCCGGGAGCTGGCCAACGGCTCGGAGGTGCGCCTGGCCCTGCTGTTCACCTCGGTGAAGGAATACGTGACCAAGAAGGGCGACAAGATGGCCTTCGTGGGCGCGGAAGACCTCACGGCCACCGGCGAGGTCACGCTGCTGCCCAACGTCTATCTGCCCGCCCGCGAACTCATCGCCCAGGACCAGCCCCTGCTGGTGAGCGGACGCATCGACCTGCGCGAGGAGCCCGGCCAGGACGACGAAGGCCCGCGCCAAGCCAAGATCCTGGCCGAGAGCGTCTCGCTCCTCTCCGGAGCCGTGGCCGGCAACACTGAGCCGGTCTATCTCCAGGTGCCCTCGGAGCTCTGCCTCGATGAGCACCTGAACCGGCTCAAGGAACTCCTGTCCCGACACAGGGGCGACGCCCCGGTCTACGTCCAGGTGGGGCTCAAGGACAGCGTCTGCACCCTCCAGCTCTCGCCCCAGTTCGGCGTGGCCCCGAATCCCGAGTTCTGGAAGCAGCTCGACAAATGGCGCGGCCCGCTCACGGCCGGAAACTAG
- the queD gene encoding 6-carboxytetrahydropterin synthase QueD: MAGKWRLTVTSDFSSAHQLRNYRGKCENMHGHNFGVELCVEGDRLTPDTELLVDFKVLKQALKQVLDGLDHRHLNEVPPFDRLNPSSENLARHIYTAVAALLADQPVRVVHVSVSEKDSSKATYRED; the protein is encoded by the coding sequence ATGGCCGGGAAATGGCGTCTGACGGTGACTTCCGATTTCAGCTCCGCGCACCAGCTGCGCAACTACCGCGGCAAGTGCGAGAACATGCACGGCCACAACTTCGGCGTGGAACTCTGCGTGGAGGGCGACCGGCTCACCCCGGACACCGAACTCCTCGTGGACTTCAAGGTTCTCAAGCAGGCCCTGAAGCAGGTTCTGGACGGCCTGGATCACAGGCACCTGAACGAGGTGCCGCCCTTCGACCGCCTGAACCCCTCCAGCGAGAACCTGGCCCGGCACATCTACACGGCAGTTGCCGCGCTGCTGGCGGACCAGCCCGTACGCGTGGTCCACGTCTCGGTGTCGGAAAAGGACTCCTCCAAAGCCACCTACCGCGAGGACTGA
- the dtd gene encoding D-aminoacyl-tRNA deacylase: MRLLLQRVTRAEVRGEGEVLGSIGTGLLVLAGFGKDDGPDLPGSRAWTTLLNKVVDLRIFPDAEGRFNLSLKDIAGDLLLVSQFTLYADCRRGRRPSFSDAAEPEIASRLFDRLVRDLMPLAPGQMATGSFGADMLLDFVNWGPVTILLDSADFA, from the coding sequence ATGCGCCTTCTGCTCCAGCGCGTGACGCGCGCCGAAGTCCGCGGCGAGGGAGAGGTTCTGGGCAGCATCGGCACGGGCCTGCTCGTGCTGGCGGGCTTCGGCAAGGACGACGGCCCGGACCTGCCCGGCTCCCGCGCCTGGACCACGCTCCTGAACAAGGTCGTGGACCTGCGCATCTTTCCCGACGCCGAGGGCCGCTTCAACCTGAGCCTCAAGGACATCGCCGGCGACCTGCTCCTGGTCTCGCAGTTCACGCTCTACGCCGATTGCCGCCGGGGCCGCCGTCCCTCGTTCTCGGACGCGGCCGAACCCGAGATCGCCTCCCGGCTCTTCGACCGCCTGGTGCGCGACCTGATGCCCCTGGCGCCGGGCCAGATGGCCACCGGTTCCTTCGGCGCGGACATGCTCCTGGACTTCGTCAACTGGGGCCCGGTGACCATCCTTTTGGACTCCGCCGACTTCGCCTGA
- a CDS encoding TonB-dependent receptor plug domain-containing protein: protein MKRILFTYTTLVFMAALAVSPCSAQERSNPYALEEVTVTARAVPTPISRTPGGVEVMDAEEIEEIQPVNISDMAARAPGVDVSADSPWGADVSIRGLSRDSVVFLIDGCRVNTTTDINGRFGLVNPEDVESIEILKGPVSTLYGSGSIGGVVNVITKKGRFAEGEVPEWHGGLAGTTGSNPVGAGGYGNLSYNSKNLWVYGSGSWREYQSFYDGGGDLTPNSQYRDFYGKAATGYRWDSGAVTEVQFQRVEGEDIGVPGGSSPPLPSSSAAKLTLGSNDRSLFQTVHTIKPEDGPIKESRFELYYQLITRNPRINQVNGAMAKPSADHETVGSKWTNVLGLGDHTLTAGLDAWNWYMTSKRDRYNPAGVLIGTDHPTPDANQFSGGLFLEDDWALAERWTLNLGGRGDWVSISNAGNVTANQTVEAGTREDFSWGGHAGLTFQATERWSLTSLAAASYRTPNILELFKDINLTGGIKELGDPDLDPERSFFFEQGFHYTGPTLRATTSFYANFIEDMINAQYVNATTYRMANVGRAEIYGVEQSLEWDFVTDWTAYGNIAYADGEDVKNGQPLRNVSPLNGLLGVRNHLTGAFWWELECEWAAEQTHVPDGALPTDAWEIVNARAGYDFHLDGLKNQIVLAGTNLFNEVYNNYQATSRGLVIRQPGAAVTATWRVSF from the coding sequence ATGAAACGGATACTTTTCACATATACCACGCTTGTTTTCATGGCGGCCCTGGCCGTCTCTCCGTGTTCGGCCCAGGAACGCTCGAACCCCTATGCCTTGGAAGAGGTGACGGTGACGGCCCGGGCCGTGCCCACGCCGATCAGCCGGACGCCGGGCGGAGTGGAGGTCATGGACGCCGAGGAGATCGAGGAGATCCAGCCGGTGAACATCTCGGACATGGCCGCGCGGGCTCCGGGCGTGGACGTCTCGGCCGACTCGCCCTGGGGCGCGGACGTGAGCATCCGGGGCCTGTCCCGGGACTCGGTGGTCTTCCTCATCGACGGCTGCCGGGTGAACACCACCACGGACATCAACGGCCGCTTCGGACTGGTGAACCCGGAGGACGTGGAGAGCATCGAGATATTGAAGGGCCCGGTGAGCACGCTCTACGGCTCGGGCTCCATCGGCGGCGTGGTCAACGTGATCACCAAGAAGGGTCGCTTCGCCGAGGGCGAGGTTCCGGAATGGCACGGTGGTCTGGCCGGAACCACGGGCTCCAACCCGGTGGGAGCTGGCGGCTACGGCAACCTCTCTTACAACTCCAAGAACCTTTGGGTCTACGGCTCGGGCTCCTGGCGCGAGTATCAGAGCTTTTACGACGGCGGGGGCGACCTGACGCCCAACAGCCAGTACCGCGACTTCTACGGCAAGGCCGCAACGGGCTACCGTTGGGATTCCGGCGCGGTGACGGAAGTGCAGTTCCAGCGCGTGGAAGGCGAGGACATCGGCGTGCCCGGCGGATCGAGCCCGCCGCTGCCGTCCTCCAGCGCGGCCAAGCTGACCCTGGGCTCCAACGACCGGTCCCTGTTCCAGACAGTGCACACCATCAAGCCCGAGGACGGGCCGATCAAGGAATCGCGGTTCGAGCTCTACTACCAGCTCATCACCCGCAACCCGCGCATCAACCAGGTGAACGGGGCCATGGCCAAGCCCTCGGCGGACCACGAGACCGTGGGCAGCAAGTGGACCAACGTGCTCGGCCTGGGCGACCACACCCTGACCGCCGGACTGGACGCCTGGAACTGGTACATGACCTCCAAGCGCGACCGCTACAATCCGGCGGGCGTGCTCATCGGCACGGACCATCCCACGCCGGACGCGAACCAGTTCTCCGGCGGCCTGTTCCTGGAGGACGACTGGGCACTGGCCGAGCGCTGGACCCTGAATCTCGGCGGCCGGGGCGACTGGGTTTCCATCTCCAACGCGGGCAACGTCACGGCCAACCAGACCGTGGAGGCGGGGACGCGCGAGGACTTCAGCTGGGGCGGGCACGCCGGCCTGACCTTCCAGGCCACGGAGCGCTGGAGCCTGACCTCCCTGGCGGCGGCCAGTTACCGCACGCCGAACATCCTGGAGCTGTTCAAGGACATCAACCTCACCGGCGGCATCAAGGAGCTGGGCGACCCGGACCTGGACCCCGAACGTTCGTTCTTCTTCGAGCAGGGCTTCCACTACACCGGGCCGACGCTGCGGGCCACGACCTCGTTCTACGCCAACTTCATCGAGGACATGATCAACGCCCAGTACGTCAACGCCACCACCTACCGCATGGCCAACGTGGGCCGGGCCGAGATCTACGGCGTGGAGCAGTCCCTGGAGTGGGATTTCGTCACGGATTGGACCGCCTACGGCAACATCGCCTACGCCGACGGCGAGGACGTGAAGAACGGCCAGCCGCTGCGCAACGTTTCCCCGCTCAACGGCCTGCTGGGCGTGCGCAACCACCTGACCGGGGCCTTCTGGTGGGAACTGGAGTGCGAGTGGGCCGCCGAGCAGACCCACGTGCCCGACGGGGCCTTGCCCACCGATGCCTGGGAGATCGTCAACGCCCGCGCGGGCTACGATTTCCATCTCGACGGACTGAAGAACCAGATCGTCCTGGCCGGGACCAACCTCTTCAACGAGGTCTACAACAACTACCAGGCCACCTCGCGCGGTCTGGTCATCCGCCAGCCCGGGGCCGCCGTCACCGCCACCTGGAGGGTCAGTTTCTAG
- a CDS encoding TM1266 family iron-only hydrogenase system putative regulator produces the protein MEGSTEGRRLGLVGISIADRRSSALKVNEILGRYGDMIVARTGLPYQERGVSVIAVIIDASTNDLGALTGKLGMIRGVQVKSFLF, from the coding sequence ATGGAGGGGAGCACGGAGGGACGGCGGCTGGGACTTGTCGGCATTTCCATTGCCGACCGGCGGTCCTCGGCCTTAAAGGTCAACGAGATATTGGGACGCTATGGCGACATGATCGTGGCCCGCACCGGGTTGCCGTATCAGGAGCGCGGCGTGAGCGTCATCGCCGTGATCATCGACGCCTCGACCAACGATCTGGGGGCCCTGACCGGCAAACTGGGCATGATCCGGGGCGTGCAGGTCAAGTCCTTCTTGTTTTGA
- a CDS encoding tetratricopeptide repeat protein, whose amino-acid sequence MPRTLAPTLAALFLLLSAVRPVPAQELPRVLIQQGERYLAMGKLDAAIASYSKVIACCDRTPEGAEAHNDIGVAYARKGDLDRAIQEYETALTINGYPLASFNLGKAWRGRYEQTGDPVYRRKALECFRAFALYLRKGESLPPVVSWQREEIEEYLAEAERTLAE is encoded by the coding sequence ATGCCGCGAACTCTCGCCCCGACCCTGGCCGCCCTGTTCCTGCTCCTGTCCGCCGTCCGGCCGGTCCCGGCCCAGGAGCTGCCCCGCGTGCTCATCCAGCAGGGGGAACGCTACCTGGCCATGGGCAAGCTGGACGCGGCCATCGCCAGTTATTCCAAGGTGATCGCCTGCTGCGACCGGACCCCCGAGGGCGCCGAGGCCCACAACGACATCGGCGTGGCCTACGCCCGCAAGGGCGACCTTGACCGGGCCATCCAGGAATACGAGACCGCCCTGACCATCAACGGCTACCCCCTGGCCTCCTTCAACCTGGGCAAGGCCTGGCGCGGCAGGTACGAACAGACCGGCGACCCGGTTTACCGGCGCAAGGCCCTGGAATGCTTCCGGGCCTTCGCCCTGTATCTGCGCAAGGGGGAGTCCCTGCCGCCCGTGGTGAGCTGGCAGCGGGAGGAGATCGAGGAGTATCTGGCGGAAGCCGAGCGCACCCTCGCGGAATGA
- a CDS encoding iron hydrogenase small subunit: MNKALDITRRNFLKFAGATTAVALVGFNFVRDAAAAAMDFVAKRQTSVYGADANAKIYKLRKSQDNPMIQKIYAKDGFLADGPCGHKSHELLHTHYVDRSAGVKAAKAKGIKLKV; this comes from the coding sequence ATGAACAAGGCACTGGACATCACCCGCCGGAACTTCCTGAAGTTCGCCGGCGCCACCACGGCCGTGGCCCTGGTGGGCTTCAACTTCGTCAGGGACGCCGCCGCGGCGGCCATGGACTTCGTGGCCAAGCGTCAGACCTCGGTCTACGGCGCGGACGCCAACGCCAAGATCTACAAGCTCCGCAAATCCCAGGACAACCCCATGATCCAGAAGATCTACGCCAAGGACGGCTTCCTGGCCGACGGTCCCTGCGGTCACAAGTCCCACGAACTGCTGCACACCCATTATGTGGACCGCAGCGCGGGCGTGAAGGCCGCCAAGGCCAAGGGCATCAAGCTGAAGGTCTAG